Sequence from the Mastomys coucha isolate ucsf_1 unplaced genomic scaffold, UCSF_Mcou_1 pScaffold13, whole genome shotgun sequence genome:
GTGTGGCTCCCCATGAGGTGCTCAGCAATTGGTTGGCTGGTGGGTGTGGCCCCCTtctggggagccgcagctgccaccctaaatacatatatactgaacacctggtctctggccaaagcagagagcattgataatcaagccattagttggagaagctgagtgcctccagcttgtgacgcaagctggtatgaatttcccacagcctattatgctttgccacgtagctgatgctgattgggaccaggaaaagtatttaacctgtgaaggCTGGAGGCTTCTAGATTCTactagagagaggattattatgagccaggcaatggtggcgcacgccagtagtcccagctactcgggaggctgagagagagattatagagataCTAGATGAGATTAGAGATATCATTAAGAAGAAGTGTaataagggttcctgaataaaatctgcttggagaagggctcatgtttgcctccttatttccgctggacggaaaggctTACAGCTCCCCACAAGGTGCTCAGCGATTGGTTGGCTGGTGGGTGTGGCTACCCACGAGGTGCTCAGCAACTGGTTGGCTGGTGGGGGCAGGCAGGGTAGTCCTGCAGACTCCTTGGTGTCAGAACTGGGAGGAAGAGTCACCTAATGCAGCAGGCCTCTCCTTTCTGCTCCTCGGTTGTGGAGTCGAATTCCCCTTTCTCTCACATTCCAGACAAAGCTAGAGGGAACTTTTGCGAGGGATGGCGGGCGGGAGGGCAGACGTGAAGCCTCAGATGAAGATGGGGTGGCACTGGCTGTGACACCATGCATATTCCTCTCCAGGAAATGCCCTACTACCGCTCTCAGTTTAAGAAGTGTGCTGTGGTGGGCAACGGAGGCATCCTGAAGAACAGCGGCTGCGGGAAGGAGATAGACAGCGCTGACTTTGTCTTCCGGTAAGGGAGCTGCCTGCCCTGCTGCACTTGCTGGGATTGCTGTCCTGCGTCATCCACCCACCTtacatgttctctctcctctttgtcgACTTGACTGTATccagaattaactaaaaccaagTGGCTAGACATACCTATGAGGTTTCTTTTCCCTCTTAGTTaaataatttgaagtgggaagacccactttatttatttatttatttaatcgttccattcatttacatctcaaatgttatcccccttcctggttgcCGCTCCACAACCCCTCCATCCCATctgtcctctcccctctttcctttgcctctctgagggtgctcccccacccactcctgccccactgctccagtATCCTCCTGGGGATATCAaaccccacaggaccaagggcctctcctcccatggatgtcagacaaggccatcctctactccctatgtatctggagccatggacccctccctgtacactccttggttggtgatctaGTCCCTGGGCGGACTGCGTGGTGTGGTTagccaacattgttcttcctGGGGAATTGcagtctccctctgctcctccagtctctCTGCCACCTCCCCTACTGGAGTCCCctagctcagtctgatggttgggtgtgagcatccgcatctgtaggtgctggcagaacctcacAGGGAACAGCCATACTGGGTTCCTATCAGCAAATGCCTCTTGGCAAGagcaacagtgtcagggtttggtgtctgcagacaggatagatccccaggtgggttGGTCCCAAGTTGGcagaagacccacttttaatatggatcttttgaggtgggaagatccacctttaatctgggccacaccttctcctgTCAGCCTGTAGAAAGGACACAGGAGAAGGaagctctctctctttgcctgcttgctctccctCTTGCTGGAAAGTCTATCCCTTCACTGGCATTCGAGTCCACTTCTTGGAGACTGGCATATACTGAAACAAAATGAGATACCCAGCTTTGTGGACTGAACTAccactggattcttggaccttccattggtagacagtCATTGTTAGACTAGCTGAACCACAGACcataagccactctaataaagcccacatatttatatatgactCTTCTGTGATATAAGAAGCTGAATGATTACAGATTTTGGTATCAGAAATGGCTCTAGAACAACAGAaatataaggattttttttaaaagtatctggAAAAGCTTTTCCAATGTGCCAACACCTCCAGTTACTAAAACCTCTTCCAGAAGCTCAGAGACTACTAGGAAAAAGTGCTGGGAGCTGTTTTACAGGCTCAAGGAGATAAATGCTTCTGGTTATCCTGACTTACCAACTGTGTGAGAGACAACACGTTTGGTAACTCTGTATGCAAAACTTCTTGACAATTTGTaggggaagaaaacaggaaatgttgATGCTGGGTGATTGCTCCTGGCATTTGAATGAattgacaaaggaaaagaatgagctcAGTAATAAAATTAATCAACTTGTGGTGTCTCAGAATACGGTGAAGGGCAACAATGAACTTTGGTAAAATCGACCTGTCTCAGGGGCACATAAACAGTGTGAAGGTTTCTAAGTGTGCTCTGGAAGTGAATCTTCCCTCTGGTAGCCACTGGGCTCAAGTTGTGGAAAATCAAACTAAAACCATCATTAGAAGGTTGGCCAAATTACAGAGAAAATTCAGGTCCCAGCCTCTGAAGGTGTCAGTAATTAAAGGAATGGCATTCATTGTTAAGAATGGGATCTTGTAACTTggagtataaatgtgtgtgtgtgtgggggggtcccCACTGAAGCTGAGAACTTCGAAccctcagattctcaagggtttatcTTACCTGAGGAAGGAATCTTTCCCCTTGGCATAAGATGTATTCCCACCCTCACCCACTGAAATATTGCCCTTTCCATTTTTGACTGAGGAAATTAATCCTTCATTGTCTGCATTGCCAGCAGTGACTTTCCTTGAAGGAGATGCTAGCCGAATACTGATGTCCCTCAGGGCCCACCAATGGATGCCTCCAGACCTATAACCAGACTTTAAGCCATGCAGACTCCCAGAGGGCAAAAAGGAAGTTAAGTCCATGAGGAGGGGTTACACTACTGAAGAGCTTAACGAGCTTGCTAATTCAGTAAGCAGAAATCTGGGGAATGTGTATAGAAATGAGTTTAAAGGGAATGGGATAATGatagaaggaacataaaactggatcaggctgagtttattgatATGGCCCACAGAGTGGGAATTCTGGGTTTAATATGGAAGTTTGCacggtttaaaaaagaaaaggtgtggaaagtttgtttgaatggttggctggaACATTTGTCAAAAGATGGCCcactgaaaaggagttggagatgcctCATGTCCCCTGACTTAGTGTTGATGAAAGGACTTAAGGGCTCAGGGAACTTGCACTGCTAGAGTGGGTACGCTGTGTAGAACTTAACCCTCCACAACGGGAAGGCCCAGAAGGCATGTCCTCCACCAATCCTATAAGACACAGACagtgagaggggcaccagcacatttgaagagcTTTGGTGTTGCCCTTTTTCTTGTGCCAGACCTTGGGGTGAGAGACACTGCTGCTCAGCTAgatgaattaaatgcaatggGTTTGACTGAGCCTCAAAGTAGAAGAGGCCAGGTGTAGCACTGAATCACCAAAGGCCAGGCAACCTTAGTCATTTCAGGTAGCAGCGTATACAAAACAATGTCATAATAGCCTAGCCCACAATTGGCAGCACAGGCAAAGCAATTTCTACAGTGAAGTGACTCATGTGGACCTTTGGTACTGGCTAACCAGTCATCGTGTCTCCAGGCATGAGACAGATAAGACGTCTCCGGCATTGTTGTTTGGTCTGTATACGTGGAAAGATTCTCTAACAAGTGAAAGGAATGCTCCATTGGATTGTGGCAAAAGGAATCTCAGCCCGTCAAtaaatttccagacttgagccagtttgcagaacCAGAACCCCTTGAATAGAGGGATGGCCATGTTCGTCTGAGGAAggattgtgataaaatacctaagAGTTTTATATTagccttttttcctctccttcaccAGAGAGATCCAAGTCCTTTTACAAGGTtaactgtacactgggggaaGGAAACAATCAGGTTTTCCAGGGTCTATGGGTTACTGGTTCTTAATTGATGCTGATTTGGGGAAACACTAAGAAACTTTGTTACATGCAAAAGTTGCCACAGTGTTTCTTGGGGCCTCCCTTAGGTCCATTCACCAAGGCTAGATGGTCCACAGTCTGTCAACCATCAACCGTCCTAACACGTTTCATTCTATGagttctgctcttctagagaaccctgacttgCAGACTGATAGACCTTCCTTGTTGTCaaagggttctattgctgtgaggagacaccacaaccacagaaactcttataagTGAAAACATTTCATCGGGGCTGGCTTAccgtttcagaggttcaatccattatcatcatggtgggagcatggcagtgtgcaggcagacatggtgctggagaagccgagagttctacattttgattccAAGGTGACAGAAAgaaactgtgtgccacactgggtcaAACTGCCTCTACAGTGGCatccttcctccaacaaagccacatctcctctAACAGTGCCCTTCCCTATGGGTCTGGGGCCAATGACATTCAAACCCCCACATTTGTCATACCACATTCTCTTTCTTAAAGCCTCTTGGGATATCCCTGGACTCACCTGGTTAATCTAGAAACACCTCTGCATCTCAGGATCCCTAGTGCAATCTCAGTGACCCTTCTGCCAGTTAAGGCCCAGGTCCCAGTTTCAGAGGTTGGGATTTGGTTGCCTTGGTGACCCCAGGCTTCCTACCTTAGGGGATTTCTGCAGGTCACACCACACACAGTTCTGCAACTTTGCACTTCAATAGGGCCTTGCCAAGTGGCGTCTCTGACTATCCTACAAGCAGCTGGTTCTTCTGCCAGCTGACTTTTGCTAATCCCTTCCCTCAAGTCAAGCATGACTTTCTCAGAGACGTCTTGAGTCCTGAACCCAGACAAGGGGGTGGATGTTCCTGCATCAATGTGTTTACACACCCTTACAGAGGCCCAGGGATGATCACCACATTCAAGGACCTGTTTTTGGTGATAGTTTCAATATCTCCATGGTTGTAACTTGAGTGAGAGCTAAGGATGGATTTTTTTTGCCCTTCTGAGAAGTGGAGCCTCGATTCACTCCCCTGCTCTCTCTTCCCTAAGATTGGAGCGACCATCTGACCCAGCCGCTGGCACATCTGGGCCCCTCCTTGGTATCTTACCTCCTGCCTACATGTCCTTTCCAATGGCCTCATCTGcagctctctctgtcctctgaagGCTCCTGGCATCTGATATAACTTAGCCCTTCCTCCCATCTCTCGTCTCTCTTACCCACCCTCTGGCTGGGCTGACTATGTGCAGGGGCTCCAACATACCAACTTCTGCAGACCTCTCAGGCAGACCCACAGAGGGGAGCCAGATGAGAACTGAGATCCTTTCCTGAGCATCCCTCTGTACCTGGACACTGCCTGCCCCCAGCACACCTGATGGGTTCCTGACAGAACAGAAATGACCTTTGTCTCTTAGCCAGTCACAGAGGTCCTGCCCACCCGGTGGTCATTTCCTCTTTCTGAGCAGTAAGCACATCCTTTCCTCTGAGATCTCTCCCTCCCAGCTACTTCCAGGTGACTGACTGACTATGTGAGGCCATCTCTCTGCAGGTGCAACCTGCCCCCCATCTCAGGGATCTATACCACAGATGTGGGAGAGAAGACAGACGTAGTCACTGTGAATCCCAGCATCATAATCGACAGGTGAGTGGTCCACTCTCTAGAGCTGGGCTGATGTTTGGTGGCCACTGGTCCCTTGCAACTACTGAGCGCTGGGAAGATGGTTGGTCCTGATTGAGACAGGCCAGCTGTCCACATGAAAAACTCATCACTGGGTGTCAAAGAGGTAATACAAACAGAGGGATTTAACAcatcttgttgatttttacaTTAGTTATATGCTAAAGTGATAGCATCTTTATATTTAGGATAAAACATTATGTATTTAATAACTTCCCTCATCCCTTGTTCATTTGCACACACGGGGCCTGCATTGTATTTCTTCTGGGCAGTTGCTACCCAGAGGTGGTCAGGAACCCATCAGGTGTGCTGGGGGCAGGCAGTGTCCAGGTACAGAGGGGCGCTCAGGAAAAGATCTCAGTTTTCATCTGGCTCTCCTCTGTGGGTCTGCCTGAGAGGTCTGTAGAAGCTGGTGTGTTGGAGCCCCTGCACATAGTCAGCCCAGCCAGAGGGTGGGTAAGAGAGACGAGAGATGGGAGGAAGGGCTAAGTTATATCAGATGTCAGGAGCcttcagaggacagagagatCTGCAGATGGAGGGCTGGCCATTGGAAAGGACATGTAGGCAGGAGGTAAGATACCAAGGAGGGGCCCAGATGTGCCAGCGGCTGGGTCAGATGGTCGCTCCAATCTTAGGAAGAGAGAGCAGGGGGGTGAATGGAGCAAGGCTCTACTTCTCAGCCTTAGCCGCTGTGCCTCCCTTGGCAGTCCTTATCCTGTAAGTTGAACACTGGTACCTCTCCGTAGCTGTACACTAGTTATTCAGTCCAGATCGTCTCTCTTCCTGTgcctgttaaaaaaaatatatatataccatcTCTGAGAAATGCCCCATGTCTGGGAGGCgtaaggtggctcagtgggcaaaggctcTTGTTTCCcattctgagttcaatctccaggaaccccaccctccctccccatgatggaaggagacaaccaacgctagcaggttgtcctctgacctccactcttGCCCTCTGTCATGTGTGCGCCCCctccatgaataaataaataagcaaatacataaggaaaggagggaggaggaagaggaaggctagGTGGCCCTATGAGCCTTAtgtggggaggagaagggggcgAGAGGGGTACGGGTGTTAGGGTGAGGCTGGGCATGGGGGTGGGTGGCGGAGGTGGGCTTCCAGGAGGCACAGGGCTTGCTGCTGCTCACTCTGCCGCCCTGCAGGTTCCACAAGTTGGAGAAGTGGCGGCGGCCGTTCTTCAGCGTGCTGCAGAGGTACGAGAACGCCTCGGTGCTGCTACCTGCGTTCTACAACGTCCGCAACACCCTGGTGTCCTTCCGAGTCAAGTACATGCTGGATGACTTCCAGTCTCGGCAGCCCGTCTACTTCTTCCACCCGCAGTACCTGAGCAGCGTGTCGCGCTACTGGCTCAGCCTGGGCGTGCGCGCCCGCCGCATCAGCACCGGCCTCATCCTGGTCACTGCGGCCCTGGAGCTCTGCGAGGAGGTGCACCTGTTCGGTTTCTGGGCCTTCCCCATGAACCCCTCCGGCTTCTTCATCACGCACCATTACTATGACAACGTCAAGCCCAAGCCGGGTTTCCATGCTATGCCCTCAGAGATCTTCACCTTCCTGCGCATGCACAGCCGCGGCATCCTCCGCGTGCACACAGGCACTTGCAATTGCTGCTGAAAACCAGGCCCACCACGGGTGTCTCAGCTTCTGTCCTTCTCCCTCAAGGATTCCTTGACCCTGCCATTATGGCTGCTGTCACTCCCTAAGGATTTAGGGTTTGTGTTTGGGTCCTGGGGAGGGAGGCGGGGGGACACTCATTTAACAGGATAGAGCACAGCTCCTGGTCTCGTTCAGACCTTTGGCTGCTCAAGTCTCATACGGAGAAACTCAGCCATGAAGCACCATCTAGAATCTCACAGCTCAGAGGCCAGGCCTTCCAGGGAACAAACAGTATGAGTGTCCTAGTCATACCATCTGGCTGAGCTCAAAAGACTTCAGGGATAGCTAATGAAAACCCGTGTTAGCATATCCCCAAGAGTCCAGGAACTGAGAGCCATGTCCCTTCAAACAGCTCTtggacacacaacacacagcctTGGTGCCTCTAGGTTCCAGCCTGCATTTAACCTTTGACGACAAGGAAATAAACCAGACCAGCCATTTGCACTAAGATCTTCAAGCCAATGTTATCGACTCAATAAGTGCTTAGCAATTTGCTTCCCGTTCTGTCTCTCTATTTTCAGTCCCATTTTAATCAGGAGTTATTTATAAAGACTGGTTCCTCTTTATGTCCCTGAAGACTGCAGAATCTTGTTAAACTGTGTTCCGGAATAGGAATCGTCAGCTGGGAAGCGCCTTGTCACGTGAGCCTAGTGGGGCATTGACGCCAACATCCTTGCTGTTTCTGTTGTGAAGCGGGGGTACATCCAGGGTACACCTGCCATCTTCAAACACAGGGATTCACCAAGTCCGGGGTTAGGGAAATCATCAGTGCCTAGGCCGATAGGTTCACAGGTCATCAGCCGCTGAAGTTCCTTCCAGTTGCTTCCTCCTATGTATGTCCACCCTAAGTGCTATGGTGCCGAATGGTCACTCGTGTTGCTCTGCGGAACTGTGGAATGTCTGTGGAGAAGGCTTGACCCTGCATGccctctctctggctcttcccctctctctgtcttcttctttcctctcttccctcccttctttagACATCTTTAGAAAGCCTGTTCTGACCTGGTCTGTGGTCATGCTGTCCCCAGCACTCCTTGACAGAAGAACCGTCTCTATCTTCTGCAGAGGCGCAGACAAATCACATCGACACTTCAGCCCTGCACACCGCTCTGACGAGGTGCTCTGAGAACACCCTGGGCAGGCCTTCCACCTGACCTCACTTTGCAGGTACCAGCACAGGCTCTGctgaggaagacaggagagagccAGCCTAGAGGCTTCTGACCAGCATGAGCTCCCTCCTCCAACTTTTCTGAGGCTGTTTCCCCTGGGTTGTGGCCTGCAGGCGCCTGGAGCTCACTCCACACTCAGCTGTCTGGGTACTGTCTTTCTGAGCTCTGACCGACTGGAAGGCCCCCAGGAGGCTTAGATTCCCTAGTCTGTGGGATATGGGGTCATGGAGCAGCTGCCACAGCACACCAGGCAGCAAGCTTAGGATAGGGGTGGCGGATGGCTTTCTGGGCTCTGGCTATTGCCACCAAGGAAGGAGTTCTGAGAGTGATCCATGTTAATGGAGATTTACGGCCAGTGTTCCCAGCTAACCGAACCCTTGGAAAGTCAGAACTTGAAGGTTTCATAAGGACAGATTTGTCCCACTAAGAGGTGACTTCAGTGGCCAGACTGAGTGTCTGCCAGGGACAAAGTTCTCTCTACCTGGAGAATAGATGGGCAAGAGCCTGGTCAGACATCAGGGGCTCCTTAGCCAAGGGTGCTTAGAACATGCCCTACCCAGAGCCCTCAGAGGAGCTGGGGATGGCACGTCCAGATCCATTCCATGCCCTTGCGTGAGGGTTTAGGACACCCTCCTGGCTTATGGGGGCACGTCTGCCTATGAGTTTCAAGACAGACACCATCCCTCCTGTCCCTCAGGGTGTCAATTTCCTCATCCCTTCAATTAGAGGCTTAGAGAGGATCTGTAGGTTCTCCACAGTGACTGCTGATGACGGACGACAACTGTGATGTGTGACTCTAAGCCATTAGTAGTATCTACAACTAAAACCGCTCTTGTTTCTTGGCACTCTGTTCTTGTGGCAGGCCCAGTGCCGACCACTTTCCCTGTCATCACTGAACACCCCTTCAGGTAAAGAGGCCATTATGGTACAGGTGAGAGGCTGAGGCATAGTGACCTGAGCATGTGACCCTCGCTCATGGCCAGGCCTCCAATGGAGGGTTTTGCAGACCTCACGGACTCTAGAACCTGGGGTCCTGGAGGCAGCCTCTGCTTGTCGgcacctctctccagccctgatcccTACAATGGTTTTGACACCAGGTGCATTGTTGCCCTGGAGGAGAACTAGGAGCACCTCTACATTTTTTGGGGCAAGTAGAGATGTCTGAAAAGGGCCAAGCTAAGCGACAGCATGAGCCGTTTTCCCCAGGGCACACGGCAAGCTAGAGGCTCGCCTGAGACTCCTGACTCTCAGACCATATGCTGCTTCAGCAGTACATGTAACACTTATCAAAGGCCCAAAGAGACATGGGCATTGATTCTGGgacccctctctgcctctgttccttcaCACAACCAATTAAATTCTAATTTAAGGACATCAGTTCCCCATGAACTAAGCAACTACTGTGTTGTCCTCTATGCTAAGTGCATTTCCAGGCTGGaaagtcagcagcagcagcagcagcagcagcagtggcaagGAGGTGACTCGGTGCTTagacaggcagaaaggaaggaggctCAAGGTGAGGCGAGCTTCTGGAACATTCTGGTGATGCTGCTAATGCATCTCTGCACAGATTCATGAGGCATGAATAATCCTGGGTGCTGCTGAGTCTGGGAAGGGAGCAGAGGCTGCAGAACTTCCTACTGACTTGAGCCATGCATTACTGTgcattactgtgtgtgtgtatactgtgtataCACTGTGGTGTTTGTTCACTGTGCCAGGGGATGTGTGAAGATTGAAGCCACCCTTCTGGCACTTCTCATGGGCACGCACTGAAAAGAAGCCCCTGCCACACGCTCACACAACGTGTGGAGGGCTCTCAAGACCAGATCCCCGATTattgaggagaggaggaggaggggaaggaggggagggagacagaagtcCGACCCAAATCCTGAACATCAGCAGCACAGCCATTGCCAAAGAAGGTGCTATGCCTTAGGTCTGCCTCATCCATGGCAACAATGTAACATTTGACAAGCTTGGCTCCGGTTCCTCACATCCTTTCCTGCCATTTCTCCTTCCTATGGCCCAGCCTCTCAATGACCCCCACACCCCCCTTCCCACAGTCAATCATGCTCTGTGACACTTCCTCGGGACTTTCCAGCAGTGCTCCTGCCGAAACCATGTCTCCTGAGAGAGCCAGCAGTCCCTGTCTCTCACCTGCAGGCCAGCCCTCCCCAGGAACACCAGGAGCATGCCCCTCCCCAGGGGGGCTTCTGAGCATTGGCCTCTGCATGGAACATCAGACCTTAGCCTGAGGTCTAACTACCACAGATGTAGTCTGGACTCAGAGTTTCTCCCATGGCTTAGTAGACATGTGACCTTGCGGAGCCTCTGAAGCCCTTGGAGGCTCTAATTTATCCTCTAAAACAGACGAGGACCTCAGGCCGTTGGTGTTCCCAGGACCAAGCAGATGATGCAGTGTGGCCCAGTGGTTGGCACAATACCAGCACAGACAGACCGTTGGTAAGCACAGGTTCTCTCTGCCCAGACATCTTACTGTTTCACATTCTGTTTatcgttttttttttaaaatatatttatttatatatcaatacattgttgctatcttcagacactccaggagagggcatcagatctcgttacagatggttgtgagctaccatatggttgctgggaattgaactcaggacctctggaagagcagcagtcagtgctcttaaccgctgagccatctctccagcccctgtttatCGGTTTCTGCCACTGCCATAACTCAGGCTCTTTTGAGGGAGCCTCCGGCGTTCTGAGAACTAGCATTTCAGAATACTTTTTGTGGAGTACAGAAAAGTCCaaggtatttgttttaaaattaagccATATAGGCCGTGTCACAAGCaggctgtctttctttctgaaggCCTCAGTGCAGACTTGAACTAGCTTTGCCAGTGAGCTCCGCTGCCCTGACTGACATGTGAGCTTAATGAGAGTGGTTTGCCAGTCTGTTAGAAAGTTCAATTTTCTCTTGCATAATCTCTTCTAAACAATTTTTCCATTTCaaagacaaaagggaaaaaattaatCATTACCACCGCCCAACTTAGCTACAACAGCCAGAGATCAGTAGCTGCCTCCTCCTAgccaggagatggttctttgcCCGAAGGTCTCCCAATTCCATGTGCACATCAGGACTCCCTGGAGTTTTGTACAAAGTCATCCTGCTGTCACGCCCTTGTCTTCCCAGGGGCAGTGCAGTGGCTCATGGAAGCTCCCGAGAGCCTCAGTTATCTCCCCAAGTGGTCACCTGCATTGTGGCTGAGAGTCATCATGCTATACTAGGCAGTGGCCTTGGCTCATGGTGATCTTCAGGGATTTCTGAAATCCATGAGGGCCCCAGCCCATGATACTTCCACGGAGCATACCTGGGATAGGACCCAGGCTACTAGGGTTTCAGGCTCTCTGGTAATCTGGGACATGCTGTTAGCTGACCTAGGGATCTGATTCCACTTGAGGACTACTGTCCTGGATGGTCCTTCGATTTGGGGTCACGACCTGTTATAGTCTATCTGTTGTGGGTAGATGGTTCTAGAAACATCTGATTTCGGCATGAGACTTCTTAAAAGTACCACCAGCTTTTCTTTGTCGGCACAATttgaacattgaaaaaaaaataaacaccatGAAATACTGTTCAAGGCAAAGGAACAAAGATTTCTTCTTGGATTGAGATTGAGTGTGCTTGAATTAAAAATTCATCTACATTTAGGATTGGGGTGTATATTGTAATCAGGACTAAGAGGTGAGTAGTTTTGGAGCTTGGGACCCATGTAAAAGTCACTTTGTGGTTGGTGCTTTGGTCGCTCCCAAGCATCACACCACACCCTCTAACATAGAGAGGACCTACTTGCCCACCTGGGCCTGGCCTGGCTCAGCCCATGCTTCGGCCCACCTACCACAATTACCCCAAACAAACATGGAAGATGGTACTGAGAGGACATGCCCCAGCAATGAAGACCACAGCACCCCACAGCAGTGAAGGTCACAGCACCCCACAGTACCCCACCTTCTTATCTTTGCTCTCTGCATTTGGAAAAGGCCTAAGTCGGAACCAGCTAGTTAGAACCCAGATTTGCCTTAACTTCTTCCTCTGACCAGATGCAAGGGCCTGGTCTTCCCTCTGAACATGTTCCCATGGCAACTTAGAAAACCACACTTACCCACAAAGTTCACAAATCCCTGGAGATCCTGAAAGCTCACCAAGAGATTAAATGGTTGCTATTTTGTCGAAACTTCACTCTCTTACTGTGACTACTTACCACAATGGTCCCTCAGGCCACTTAGCCAAGAGCAAGTCACTCATGACATTTGTCTTAACCTTGCAGTCAGTTCTGGTGAGCACGGGTCTAGATTCTAACAGGATGGTGCCAGGTGCCAGGTAGAGCAAGAGGTGGCAAAGACCAAAATCTACAAGGCTCAGAAGTCACCAGGTGACACGGGGCATCTTGGTGACGGGGAAACTCCATGGATCTCAACAAGCCCAAAGGCGAGACAGCTTCAGGTTCCTCCATCCTGGACGTCCATGGcgatacagagacacagaaacctTCAAACAGTGCCAGCCTACTGTCTTTAATAAGGCAAAGAGACATCGTGCTTTAGGGTTGCTTCCATCCTCAGAGGTGCCACATCATAATGTCTGGT
This genomic interval carries:
- the St8sia5 gene encoding alpha-2,8-sialyltransferase 8E isoform X3, which encodes MRYADPSANRDLLGNRTLLFIFICAFALVTLLQQILYSKSYIKRGFQFGWQRGDQQANWTGLFNDSGSPTEQNISGSSSRVKQSELFERWKSLQICKWAMDTAEANLFNLYHSLQGEEPSQKFGSQSFPVGSPRERQRSPDARKMLRRGDWNVTPVSMPSRSTLSRCCNAPSFLFTTQKNTPVETNLRYEVESSGLYHIDQEIFKMFPKEMPYYRSQFKKCAVVGNGGILKNSGCGKEIDSADFVFRCNLPPISGIYTTDVGEKTDVVTVNPSIIIDRFHKLEKWRRPFFSVLQRYENASVLLPAFYNVRNTLVSFRVKYMLDDFQSRQPVYFFHPQYLSSVSRYWLSLGVRARRISTGLILVTAALELCEEVHLFGFWAFPMNPSGFFITHHYYDNVKPKPGFHAMPSEIFTFLRMHSRGILRVHTGTCNCC
- the St8sia5 gene encoding alpha-2,8-sialyltransferase 8E isoform X4, which gives rise to MRYADPSANRDLLGNRTLLFIFICAFALVTLLQQILYSKSYIKRYFEFYKEPLEFNSTRCLELRQEILEVKVLSMVKQSELFERWKSLQICKWAMDTAEANLFNLYHSLQGEEPSQKFGSQSFPVGSPRERQRSPDARKMLRRGDWNVTPVSMPSRSTLSRCCNAPSFLFTTQKNTPVETNLRYEVESSGLYHIDQEIFKMFPKEMPYYRSQFKKCAVVGNGGILKNSGCGKEIDSADFVFRCNLPPISGIYTTDVGEKTDVVTVNPSIIIDRFHKLEKWRRPFFSVLQRYENASVLLPAFYNVRNTLVSFRVKYMLDDFQSRQPVYFFHPQYLSSVSRYWLSLGVRARRISTGLILVTAALELCEEVHLFGFWAFPMNPSGFFITHHYYDNVKPKPGFHAMPSEIFTFLRMHSRGILRVHTGTCNCC
- the St8sia5 gene encoding alpha-2,8-sialyltransferase 8E isoform X6; its protein translation is MRYADPSANRDLLGNRTLLFIFICAFALVTLLQQILYSKSYIKRGFQFGWQRGDQQANWTGLFNDSGSPTEQNISGSSSRYFEFYKEPLEFNSTRCLELRQEILEVKVLSMVKQSELFERWKSLQICKWAMDTAEANLFKSTLSRCCNAPSFLFTTQKNTPVETNLRYEVESSGLYHIDQEIFKMFPKEMPYYRSQFKKCAVVGNGGILKNSGCGKEIDSADFVFRCNLPPISGIYTTDVGEKTDVVTVNPSIIIDRFHKLEKWRRPFFSVLQRYENASVLLPAFYNVRNTLVSFRVKYMLDDFQSRQPVYFFHPQYLSSVSRYWLSLGVRARRISTGLILVTAALELCEEVHLFGFWAFPMNPSGFFITHHYYDNVKPKPGFHAMPSEIFTFLRMHSRGILRVHTGTCNCC
- the St8sia5 gene encoding alpha-2,8-sialyltransferase 8E isoform X7; translation: MRYADPSANRDLLGNRTLLFIFICAFALVTLLQQILYSKSYIKRYFEFYKEPLEFNSTRCLELRQEILEVKVLSMVKQSELFERWKSLQICKWAMDTAEANLFKSTLSRCCNAPSFLFTTQKNTPVETNLRYEVESSGLYHIDQEIFKMFPKEMPYYRSQFKKCAVVGNGGILKNSGCGKEIDSADFVFRCNLPPISGIYTTDVGEKTDVVTVNPSIIIDRFHKLEKWRRPFFSVLQRYENASVLLPAFYNVRNTLVSFRVKYMLDDFQSRQPVYFFHPQYLSSVSRYWLSLGVRARRISTGLILVTAALELCEEVHLFGFWAFPMNPSGFFITHHYYDNVKPKPGFHAMPSEIFTFLRMHSRGILRVHTGTCNCC
- the St8sia5 gene encoding alpha-2,8-sialyltransferase 8E isoform X5 encodes the protein MRYADPSANRDLLGNRTLLFIFICAFALVTLLQQILYSKSYIKRGFQFGWQRGDQQANWTGLFNDSGSPTEQNISGSSSRYFEFYKEPLEFNSTRCLELRQEILEVKVLSMVKQSELFERWKSLQICKWAMDTAEANLFNRSTLSRCCNAPSFLFTTQKNTPVETNLRYEVESSGLYHIDQEIFKMFPKEMPYYRSQFKKCAVVGNGGILKNSGCGKEIDSADFVFRCNLPPISGIYTTDVGEKTDVVTVNPSIIIDRFHKLEKWRRPFFSVLQRYENASVLLPAFYNVRNTLVSFRVKYMLDDFQSRQPVYFFHPQYLSSVSRYWLSLGVRARRISTGLILVTAALELCEEVHLFGFWAFPMNPSGFFITHHYYDNVKPKPGFHAMPSEIFTFLRMHSRGILRVHTGTCNCC